The following are encoded in a window of Penaeus monodon isolate SGIC_2016 chromosome 9, NSTDA_Pmon_1, whole genome shotgun sequence genomic DNA:
- the LOC119576708 gene encoding uncharacterized protein LOC119576708 gives MAWKVLGSTGIDRKCSQKLWRRKRFKNKGVIEDSNNDRGINLTLRILRIWKRITDKPRREKESISVQQFGFIPGRSITDAIFALRQLMGKYREGHIPKSQTMMQCAAGTLDDFEVAIGLHQGSALSPFLFAILKESP, from the exons ATGGCATGGAAAGTCTTAGGCAGCACTGGAATTGACAGGAAGTGTTCACAAAAgttatggagaaggaagagatttAAGAACAAGGGGGTCATAGaggatagtaacaatgatagagGAATCAATCTGACCTTGCGTATCCTGAGGATCTGGAAAAGAATCACAGACAAGCCACGGAGGGAAAAGGAGTCAATATCGGTACAGCAGTTTGGTTTTATCCCCGGCAGGAGTATCACCGACGCCATTTTCGCTTTACGGCAACTGATGGGGAAGTACAGGGAAG GACATATACCTAAAAGCCAGACAATGATGCAATGTGCAGCGGGAACCTTAGATGATTTTGAAGTTGCTATTGGTCTACACCAGGGGTCAGCACTCAGCCCATTCCTGTTTGCCATTTTGAAGGAATCTCCATGA